Genomic DNA from Hordeum vulgare subsp. vulgare chromosome 2H, MorexV3_pseudomolecules_assembly, whole genome shotgun sequence:
AGCTCAGATCGAGCGTGCATGCACAGATTACGCAACAGACTTGCTGCCACATATATATACTTCTTATCATGGATCATAATTTTGAGTTCCTTCATGAACTCTGGTTCCTTCAATATAACTAAGCAGTTATAAGCACTTTCTATTGTCAGCATTGCCAGTGCTTGCCCGGCGACCTTTCGCAGTAAGTGATCAGCATTGGTACTCGTGGTTCCTTCTGCACCAAGAAATGCCTGCACCAGCCTGGTAATGATCAGTTGGACGCAACCAATGTCCTGCCTCGTTTTCTCATCAATGGCAATGTTTCTGAGGACTGCCGCAACCAACTTTCCTGAGTCCTGGCTGCTGCTGTTGTCTCCAAGGATGTCTGAGAGGTTACTCAATAGGAAAGGATGTTTTGATATCTTGTACCGCAGTGTGATGCCGATTTCCCCGCCAATGCTTGTGAGCCTTTGCAGCACCTTCAGTGACGATTTCAGCAGGATCTTCTGTTGCGCCTCAGTATTCATCGTGTCACTTCTGTAGCTTGTGAATCCTATGATCTTCGGAATGAGGTCATCTGCTTTGCTAATTTTCACGCATATGTCCTGATCACAACTAGCAAGACTGTCTATAATTGACATGGCTAGTGCAGGCAGAAGATCCTGGTCTGTGAGCAGCTGATCCTTGGGCATTGACCAGAATTCTGAAATTCGCTGCCAGCATCTGAGCATGCAAGACTTCTGTTCATAGGTACCAACTTGTTCGGTCGAGTTCGTTTGTGTTTGCATCCGATTTTCGGTGTCCAGAGCCAGAAGTTGACTTTGTCTCTGCATTTGGTTGTCAGCTGCTTGTTGGCTATCTTCTGTATTGAGAACTGGATCATCTCTTTCTTCTTGTTCATCATATGTGTCTAGGAGTGGATTTCCTCTTTTTAGTCTGCTACCAGTGTCAAGAAGTGCAGATACAAGCTGGATTGTACCAGGGATAGTGACCAGACGAAGGTTCTTTGCAAGTTCactggtgacctttgcggcatatatTCTGATATCTGTATCCTCTGGACTTGTCCGATCCAACATTCTGATTATTCTGTCCACCGCCTTGGTAGAAGTAGTGAGTGTTGAAAGTAGCTGTGCCTTGGTTGGCCCCCATTGCAGAAAGCTGTGCATCACCCGAATACCTTGAAGCTGATTCATGGGTGAATCTGAGTTTAGAGAATCTATGGCAAAGCTGCTGAGGCTGATCTTCTTTGGAGCAAGCACACCTTCTTGCATGCATTTCTCCAGGGCATATGCATAGTACAAATCGACAGATTCCACTCCCCTGTAACCTCTGAACCCACCACAATGGACAAGGAATCTCCGAGGGATGAAAGAAAAGAACTTGAGCATGCAAGCCACAGCATAGAGGACTCCTTGGCCAAGCACCATCCAATAGAAAATTCTGAGAGATGCTACCAGGTTCTGATCTTCACCATTCTTGTACCTATGCTGTAAGCTCAAGCTTGCTAGGCAGATACGTAACACTGCTGCTGGAACCTGGAAGTTGCCAAATGATTCCACCACCAAGGCACACACTTGGATTATCACGACAGCATAAATGTTTATGAATGGATCTAAGTGTAGCATGTACACCTGCATCCCTAGCGCAGCAATCATGCACAAGTTTATAACAATTCGGTGACAAATTTCTTGTTTGCTGCCAAGAATACTATCCGCTAGTCTGATAATCCTGGAGAACCGTAGCCTGCTTATTGTTACCAATAGCACTGGTACAAGTAGTGCTGTGAATACAATCCAACTGGTCGGGCTTATCCGTTCGTTGGatggatcatgatcatgatcataatcatcaCCATCTGTGTATTGATTAACTTGATTTGATAGAGGGGGAGCCGTCAGTAGGATTGCAACCAAGGGGCTCCATAGCGATATGGCACGGTGTAGCGGATTGCATATGTGGAGTTTCAGCCCAGATAGGAACCGACCAGTCACAAGTATTATTACCATCGATAGAATCATCGTATCAGACAGATAATCTTTCTTCCAGAGGATCACGAAAATATCAAGAAAGCATAGTACCGCAACCAGTCCATTCCAGCCCACAGGTCTAAAAGCTCCCCTTGTGTTAAAGAAGATTTGGTAATCCATTCTGTTGTTGCGGGTGAACATCCTgaagtatgtatatatacattcATTTAATTATATATGGGCATTATATAAATCACAAATCCTAGATGGTGTGTTAGATCATAATGTTTGAGAAAAAGGTAGACATGCTTTCAGTAGATCACAAGGCCTTCTACAATGCAAGGTTCTTAGGGGAGGTGCTTCGAAAAATGAATTAGTTTTTACCTAAGCATTGGTGCTAATTTGTAGATAGACGCTTAGGCACCCCTTCAGTAGAAATAAGCATTGATGCATAATAAAAAATTGATTTATTTTACTAATCAGTTCTCTAAGCACCTTgcattgtactccctctgtaaagaaatattaCACACAGAAATATtagagaaatataagagcgtttatagATAACTAAAGtaatgatctaaacgctcttatatttctttatggaGGGAGTACAAGGTCTAACAAGGATGGGTTCTTAGTTTGGACCTTTAAGCTTTCATGAGAAGTTTTGCAGCAGTGCGCTAATTAATTTCATCCAGTAGAAAGTTACAGCAATATTCTAGGGAAATATCAAGTGCATACCTATATTTTGAGTGTAAAATTTCTGTATATAACTACTGACATGTTATGTACATATGTCTGAGTTTATGTACCCCTTTATGAGTTTCTAAACTTTAAAAATATCCCAAAAATTATAGTACTATAAAGTCCTAATAACATCTGGATATATCTTTTTTGTGTTTTCTATTTGGCTGTAAGGACATCTCCAACAGGCTCCCCTACTCACTCCACCCACATATGTCTGGATCGGACTTCGGGCCTCCAatcttccctaataataaagcgcggagcgctTCTGCCGTCCGTCGTGTCAATTTTGCATAAAAACCCATGTGTTTTattgaaatcaacccgcagtcctctATTAAGTGGAAAAAAACGTTTCATTTTTTCAAAACAACCCCTGTCCCATTACCTCCGTCTTCCCCACCCCGCAGACCTCCTGCCTCCTTTGTATCCAGATCGAgacaaagagagaagaagaggggagccaccacCGCCCGCGCCGTCCTTCGTCCCAGTTGGCCCCTGCTGCAACTGCAACGACGCGTGGATCCCCGGCGAGGCGGCGGCTTCCGGGTGAGGTCCGGTGAAGGCATGGGCAAGGGGCGCCAGGAATAGCAAGATCCAGTCCGACATGGCTGGAGCTATCGGAGCCCATGACCGTCGACGAACTCTAAGGTGCGGCGCTGCAGATCGGGCGGCAGCGGCGGCAGGTTGGGCACCAGAGGCGGCAGCCTGGGCACCAGATCCTTGGCTTCGTCGACGGCGCCACCAGCGCCGCCGCCCTTCCCTTTGAGCTCCCTCCCGTCGCAGGACGCGAGGAGCTCCACCAGCAGTAGCAGGAGCGCGACGGCCAGACGCTTCGCCATTGCTAACCAAGAACCAGCAATACCCTCTGCAGTGAGCAAACACGCGTTGTGCTGACGAGCGCCGCGTACGTTCACCTGAAGCAAGCAGAGATCTCCAAATACACCAGGAACCTTGCTCCGGCCAACCGTGCGATTCTGTTGTCAGGCCCTGCGGGTAAGCCATCTTCATCACAACAGCTCAAGGACTTAGCTTAGCCATTCTCCCGCTGCTTCGCACCAAGTAATTTAAGTCACATATGCATTTTGATGTTGATCTTTGTATGAGTTACTGGTAGCCTTTTTAGCTGTACTGAAGTTTGATTTCGTGCTCATGGTTTTGTCATTCACATAATTGAAAGAATAGATACGTGTTTTTTTACTAGTGATATCTCAGGAAATTGAATGCTCTTACTTCGTTATATTATTTAAATTGAATCGGATCTCCTTAAGTTTCTTACTCTGGATAAATTAGGAAGTGACACAATACTTTGGCCTATTTCCAGCTGCAATTTAACCTTATCTTGACTACTATTGCTCTATTGGACATTTTTGGGGTTTCAGGTTGGGTTTTTGTTGATTCAGTTCTGCACCGGCTGGCACCTCTCTGGATTGGGGCACGAGGGCTTGAATTTACCTGGGAGTACATATTCCAAGGACTTGAAGCAAATGCCAATCTTGTAATGCTACTACATAGTGTGAAAAATATGAAGTCAGGTTCCTTGTTTTGGTTATCCTGATTTCAGAAGACTTACTTTTGTACTTCTGTAGGTGATGACCCTCTCCCTTGCTGTATTAGGATCCTTGATgtggctgaggaagaacaaacctaGGACTTTAATTCCAATAATTTATGCATGTGCTCTGCTTCTGGCAACAATGCCATCTATCACCAGGTTATCCCACTATCACGCTGCAGTAACCCTCAAAGGGAAAAATTATCATGCTCCAACATATGTTGATAttcttatttcctttttttaaGAAATAGTTCTTGGTTATGATGTAGCAAGTAGATGTCGGTGAATCTAGCAGGATTCACGTTGATGTATGCACAAAATTTAAGTAGAGGTGACATTCAATTTTTAACTATATAAATTTGTTCATGGGTGATTCCAAACGACTCATTGCAATgttgttttagtggtagttttttCCAACTTTCTAAGCATTTTTTTACactcggtgcaacgcacgggcccttttgctagttggCTCCAATATTCCGACTAGGCAAGCAAAGACTACCAGCCATCACCCCGTACtcatttctcaaaaaaaaaaaaactatctCCCCTACTCTGGTGGTATCAAATGGAGAGGTGAATAGGGGACTTGGACTGTCCGCCAGGTTGGCATGGCATGTTGACGTGAACCCATAAACCTCACACGAGCCCCTCCTCATCCCCACTCCCCCCGCCCTCTCCACTCTCtgcgcaccccccccccccccgcgcccccCACCCCCATGGTGGTTGCCAGGACTGCGTGGCCACATGTCAGTAATTTGTGGGTCATGGCGCGGGATGCCGTCATGACTGTGGGGGTGGCAGCCCATGGCGGCTTAAGTTTGCTGGTGCTCTTTAGCACAGGGTCTTGAGCTTCGGAGTGGAAACTCTAGGTCCGAGTTGCGTCGATTGTATCTGGTAATGGTGATGTTCCACCTCAATCCTTTGTCGGAGAATTTGTGGAGTTTAATCAGACTTCTTTTTCGGGGTGAAAACCCAAGACGGCGGCGGGGCTCGAGCGATGTTGCGTTCTTGAAGATGTTGTTGTTGAAGCATTTTTCCACGGTCTGCGTGCTGTCATCGTGGTGGTTGATGTAGATAGTAGATGCTGCAtgtttgtgttcccttcaacaggactttcggaagtcacttttttcctttttcttttctttgtatgTTTTGGCGTTGGTTGTTTGCATCCTAATTATGGATAAACCGGTTGCGTACTCATGATGCTTGTATTCTCTTGATGTGATGTTATAaaagaaatgcttcttcacatgccttgctaagagcatctacaaccggagtCCTCATACCCTCCCTAAATGCCGTGGCAGGCTGCCCAGACTATATTATGCCACCCAACCAGGCTACCCACAGCTGGCCAAATGTCCGGACTGACCTGCACTTCCCATATTCAGCCCAAATTTGGGACGGATATGTAGACAAACGGAGGCGCCCGAGCACGCCCGTCATGTACGCTCTAACTGCTAGGGCCATGCGGGGATACAGAGAGACCGCTGGTCCGACGGGTACCTTCTCCGCTACACGTCGCATGGTGCCGCTCTAGCGTGTCGTCCGAGGGAGAAGGTCAACTATTTAAGCCAGACGATGGCAGTGAAACCCTATCGTCCCTATTTCCCCTTTCTCATGTCCTCTCTGTCGCCGCTATCACTTCAAATCTGTCCGCTGCTACCATGCCAAGTCGCCGGATCACCACCTAGGTCATGCCCACTCCAGAGCGGAGGGTGCAACTGTCGGAGCATATCCTAGTGCAAATGAATGttatgttatattgccccttgtgatggaaacctttattatgcaatccgttacttttattatcaccatcacaagtttatacaacgcttaatttcccttacactaaatgattgaacatgtttagaagcattttttattgctttgtgcaccaataacaacttacttgaatgatcttattgaatccatagataggtatgatggactcttaaaatatggatttgggtttaaggttttgaatgcacaagtagtatctctacttagtgcggagatttggctagcaaaggtattgggcaagcaccacatgttagaggatctataacaatataacttctatgtgaatatgaacgagcataaatcattatgttgtcttccttgtccaatgtcaacaattttggcatattataattaatagggtctcacaatcataaaagatgtcaaggatagtgtatttgcatgtaaatcttctctcccCTTATTAATtctatcatgtgttgcatcaccgtccaatgctatgtttgtcaaccttcaacaaattttactacttatacttttccttatgtgatgtcattacatactataagattggcatatgatcttttgcattattttcctttattttgattgtagaaagaaagtaaagaagaaaaacttaatctaaactttattatataactctcactcgattacatagatagatagatagatcacgtaactagcactcaaaagaaaaggatcaaactaaacttttatttgaataaatttcaaaatagctaaagatcaaactacgatggataaagataaataagagtgatggtgatacgataccggggcgcctcccccaagcttgtcacaagccaaggggagtgcccatactcgtgtactcaagtctccttctttgaagGTGAAGATGGAGGAGGTGGTGTAGATGACGAGGTAGGGTCAAACTTTGTACTCCGACTTCCATGGTAGTGGCTCACCATTATAAGAAGATGCACGAGTCTCCAGAGTCCTGCAACTAGAAGCGAAACGCATACCTTTAAACCTTGCTTTGTACTCAaagatttggttttgaaaacCGAAGATTTGGCCTTGCAAAAaattgatttgctcgttgaggGTGAAGACGATATCCTCCAAGGGCCTGCCATCCATCTTCAGATCCCGGGTGAATTATGTTTTCATGGAGTGGTTGGCACTGAGTCCACGCTCGACCATGCCTTCACACCTGAAGATCTCCTGCTCCACTTCCTCAAGCCTAGCTTCCACGACCCCCATCTTCTTGGGCCCTTGAACATCCCGGTGTGCAGCACCCCAtcacgcatctcaatggtttgagggtgcttcatcacctacgataagtaggggttgatgaacctctcgaagaacttgtccttggaggagcttgatgatGCCATGGTAATCTAAAGCTGTCAGAAAAAACACGAAACAAGAATAGAGGATTTATCTCTGGTACTGGGGTCAAATCATcgtgagatatatatagagattTTTTATACAAAGAAACACGTgttccacaagaaaacaaagcCATGAAGGTGCCCGAGAGGCCCATTAGACATCAGGCCGTGTCAAGGAGggcctggcgcgccctggtgtctagtggacacctgggttgccttcccgtgtgtttctcagtttcctaatttttctaatattccaaaactgacagaaaatatttttgcggaaCTTTCTAAGCCCGTTTACTtactgtatcacatacctcttccttttaagggttctcgagtgttctggaaggtctccctaatgtgctccttcggtgtcatggtttggataatatttgtttcaaaattaattggtgtacctgaaatataattctttattctttgtccattgaccaacTTCGTGTTAGTtccttcgggattattgatcttaatagctccagaccgataaacttcttcaatgatatatggtacttcccatttggagagaagttttactGCAAGAAATCTAAGACGATAATTTTAcagtagaacatattcaccaactttgaattctcgcttttggattcttttgtcatgccatcttttaaccttttctttgaatagtttggcattttcataagcttgggttctttaTTCATCTAATGATCTAATATAAAATAACTCTttccaccagcaagtttgaaatcatagttgagctccttaattacccaataagctttatgttctaactcaagaggtaaatgaaatactttcccataaaccattttataaggagacatacccatagtatttttataagctgttctctaggcccacaatgcatcatctcatTTTTTATATCAATTCTTTCAGgacctattgacaatcttttgcaatattaattttatttctctattggttaattctacttgaccactagattgaggatgatagggagatgcaattctatggttaacatcatatctagcaagcaacttacaaaaatcaccatgaataaagtgtgaaccaccattagtcattaagtaactagggactccaaaacgtgggaaaataacttccttaagcattttaatagaggtgtcatGATTAGCACTATTGGtttgaatagcttctacccatttagtgacttaatcaacaacaaccaaaatatgtgtatacccattagaggaaggataaggtcccatataatcaaatctccaaacatcaaatggttggtgcattctctcaaatacctatgtCACAACCTAGATATTTGTTAGCAGCATAATACAATTGCTAAGAATTGTTTTTTGGTGGTAGCATAACttctctcggcactgtctagagttttactagcataatggataacatttagtttcttatcaactctttgtcctaaaacaacaccaacaacataatcactaacatcacacataatttcaaaaggaaagttccaatcaggcggtgtacaataggtgcagaagttaaggctttcttaagtgtttcaaaggcttctacacattcatcataaaaaatgaaagaaacatccttttgtaataaattagtaagaggcctagatatTTTAATtaatctttaataaacctcctatagaaaccaacatgaccaaggaaactacggatacctttaatatctttaggacatgcatCGTCTCAATTGcaccaactttagccttatccacctcaatacctcgttcggaaattttatgacccaagaaaaTACCttgatttaccataaagtggcacttcttgtaatttaagacaaggttagtttgctcacatgtctgcaaaactcgattaggtttgcttaagcaatcatcaaaagaagttccgtaaatggaaaaatcatccatgaaggccTCAACAATCTTCTAAAAAAATCAGTGAATATAGAAGTCATACATGTTTGAaatgtagcaggtgcattgcataatccaaaaggcataggttcgaaaaggacaagtaaaggtgattttctcttgatcaggttgtgacacacgtatttgagagaaaccagaataaccatctagaaagaaagaacgtgtgtgcttcgataatctttctagcatttggtataTGGAatgtaaaggataatgatcttttctagtagctttgtttaattttctaaaatcaattaccattctgtagacagtcacaattctttgtggaatgagttcatttatatcattaggaacaacagtaatacctcctttcttaggaacacaatgaacgggacttacccatcttctatcagctatgggataaattatacatgcttccaaaagctttaatttTTCATttattaccacttctttcattttgggattcagtcttcgttggtgatcaacaacaggtttagcatctggttccatattaatcttgtgctgatagagagtgggactaacccccttaagatcatcaagagtatatccaatagcatctttGTGCTTCCTTAAAGTCTTGAACAATCTTTCTTCATCATGCTCTCTAAGGTTAacactgataataacatgatacgtcttcttttcatcaagataagtgtATTTCAAAGTGTGAGGTAatttctttaattcaaacacacaaacacccttgggtggaggacgaCCCCCTAGAGtttcgacatgcaagttgtgtttaaggatgggTTTTGTCTCAAAAAACAtattatctactccctccgttcctaaatatagggtGTATAGTTTTTGGCACGGAAATTAAAGAACACACGTGGAGGGAAAATTTCACAAGTATCGGATGAGATTACACCTGACTAATTGACATCAAAAAATAGAGGAGCTTGCCTGATATAAGGAAATGTAATCAAATCCCTAAAATAAATATCCACACGAGTGATGCAACGCACTACACCTtatattttggattttttctcaaaaaactatacaccttatatcaaggaacggagggagtagttcatttctttcacgcatatgcataccattttcatggtctagcaaatattgttctaatggatcagtaggaggaatggcaatagaagctaaccaaattacttcatctttactaggtaattctttatcatggggttgcttactaaacttggagatatgaaactcatgagacataccacaaAAATTGACAATGACAGTTttatttttgcaatctatttgagcatttatAGTGTTAAAGAAGGGCCTACCAAATATTATgagacaaaaattatcttgtggtgacccaagtactagaaaatcagtagggtattttgatTTTCGACACAAGACTtccacatctctaacaatccaaagtgatgtgatggtgtccctattagcaagtttaatagtaacatctatgtcttctatctcagcgggtgatatctcatgcataatttcttgatataaggtgaaagggatagcactaacactagcacccatatcacataaaccatgatagcaatgatctcttaTTTTGAATGAAatgacatgcatgccaacaacaggtctattcttatctttagtatcaggtttggcaattctagcaacttcattacaaaaataaataacatgcccatcaatattgtgtACCAAGAGATCTTCAGCCATAgcagtactaggttctaccttgaatTGCTcacagggtttggttgttctaacataacttttggtaaccacaattgaagccttagcatgttcctttatcctatcaGGGAAAGGtgttttctcaatataagcagtaggcacaactcgGTTGAACATTGTAAATGAcagtttcatcctcaactttaattggttatTCAACTTTTTCAttaatatgtggatgatatttaaaccatttctatttagcgagatcaacatgagcagcaaaggtttcacaaaatgaggctactatctcagagtcaagccatacttagtgctaaaatccttGAAAGCATCAATATTGATAAAAGTttgaacacaatcaaacttaagttttatacctAACTCTTTACCTTCGTCCACCTCCCAAGCTTCAAAGTTACGTTTAAGTCTTTTGAAAAGATatgatgacccacgagtatagggagTCACTcgttgtcctttcgataagtaagaatgtcgaacccaacaaggagcggaagaaaatgacaagcggttttcagcaaggtaatttctgcatgcactaaaatagtggtaacaagttgtttgatagcaaggtaattgtaacaagtgacaagtagcaatagtaacaataggtccagcaaggtagcccaatcattttgtattaaaggacaggccaaaataatttcttataataggaaaAGTGTTCTTGAAGGCACactggaatttcatctagtcactttcatcatgttaggTTAACtcgtgttcggtattttgataatttgatatgtgggtggaccagtgcttgggtgttgtccttatttgaacaaacctcccacttatgattaaccctcttgcAAGTATCCGCAACTTTGAGAAAAGtactaagaataaattctaaccataacattaaacatagggatccaaataagccccttacgaagtagtgcacagactagggtttaagtttctgtcactctcgcaacccaccctctaattactactctacaatgcattcccttagacccaaaatatggtgaagttttatgtagttgacgttcaaataacaccacttagggaatcacaacattcatatcatcaaaatatcaaacgaatatcaacttcacatgactactttcaacatgatttctcccgtggcctcaagaacaaatgtAACAACTcagaagtgataaacatgttcatgatccgagaggtattgaatagcataatggatctgaacgtataatcttcaaccaagtaaaccataaagcatcaactacaagatgtagttaacactactagacacacgcCATGTACCAATCCAAGGttctggtacaagattgagtataggagatgaactagggttttgataagagatggtgttggtgaagatgtttatGGAGATTGGCCtctccaagatgagagggttgctggtgatgacgatggcctcgatttccaccTTCGaaagggaagttcctccggcagAATCGTtctgccggagggcaaaagtgctcctgcctaagttccgcctcgagacggcggtgcttcaTCCCGAAATTTTTCTCTTTAATTTATAGTAGAAGAtgggcaccaaaggtgggccaggtggcccactagacatcaggtcgcGCCAGGGGTGCCTGGCGTGCCCTGTTGTCTAGTGGCCGCCTGGTGGCGCAACATTTGTATTGAATCCCCTCTACATCAAAAAACATTTCTGCTCCCATACGACCTTTCACATACCATTCATGCGTGGCGAAAAAGTTGTCAACACTCGGCTCATTCCCGAAACCTGTGGTGTGT
This window encodes:
- the LOC123425462 gene encoding uncharacterized protein LOC123425462, which codes for MSDWILLFLAPLAHAFTGPHPEAAASPGIHASLQLQQGPTGTKDGAGGGGSPLLLSLSRSGYKGGRRSAGWGRRRMFTRNNRMDYQIFFNTRGAFRPVGWNGLVAVLCFLDIFVILWKKDYLSDTMILSMVIILVTGRFLSGLKLHICNPLHRAISLWSPLVAILLTAPPLSRISPTSWIVFTALLVPVLLVTISRLRFSRIIRLADSILGSKQEICHRIVINLCMIAALGMQVYMLHLDPFINIYAVVIIQVCALVVESFGNFQVPAAVLRICLASLSLQHRYKNGEDQNLVASLRIFYWMVLGQGVLYAVACMLKFFSFIPRRFLVHCGGFRGYRGVESVDLYYAYALEKCMQEGVLAPKKISLSSFAIDSLNSDSPMNQLQGIRVMHSFLQWGPTKAQLLSTLTTSTKAVDRIIRMLDRTSPEDTDIRIYAAKVTSELAKNLRLVTIPGTIQLVSALLDTGSRLKRGNPLLDTYDEQEERDDPVLNTEDSQQAADNQMQRQSQLLALDTENRMQTQTNSTEQVGTYEQKSCMLRCWQRISEFWSMPKDQLLTDQDLLPALAMSIIDSLASCDQDICVKISKADDLIPKIIGFTSYRSDTMNTEAQQKILLKSSLKVLQRLTSIGGEIGITLRYKISKHPFLLSNLSDILGDNSSSQDSGKLVAAVLRNIAIDEKTRQDIGCVQLIITRLVQAFLGAEGTTSTNADHLLRKVAGQALAMLTIESAYNCLVILKEPEFMKELKIMIHDKKYIYVAASLLRNLCMHARSELKESDLKELSHTLGEVLERIMNADGAELEILIGLSSQTCKVIPEDFTQQLDNDDQIKQRFLKRLVHILNANMKPSAHYPGIRRVVLEQVIHLTERNSLYADCFNELKIMEALSRVEQTVSKAENYKLFMGDAGFMEYSTPMSALVARAKELMSRDWIRGMSNSNAQKLSQKNQNQNLAFHLNHQRIWEEQGKNMFPDMWVSTL